In Armatimonadota bacterium, the sequence CGCCCGCGCCCCCGCAGCCCATCTCATGCCGGACACCAGCGCACCTCGCGGCGCCAAGCTGACCTACGTCATCATCGGGGCGGTGGCGGCGGGGTTCGTCGGCGGGCTCGCCGCCGTGCGGCTGACGTCGCCGCGCGGCGAATGGGCGTGGTCGCGGATGCCCCAGGTGCTGGCGGCGGCGCCCGAGCGGGCGGGCCCGGGGTCATTCGCTCCCATCGCGCGCGCCGTCATTCCCAGCGTCGTCAACATTGACACGCAAGTCCGGGAGCGCGTGTCTCCCTTCGGGGGCGGCCTCTTCGGCGACTTCCTGGGCCGCGATCCCTTCGAGGAGATCGTCCCGCGCGCGGGCAGCGCCTCCGGCTTGATCATCCGCGGCGACGGCTACATCCTCACCAACCAGCACGTGATCGAGAACGCGCAGCGCATCGTGGCGACCCTCGCCGACGGCCGCCAGTTCGACGCGCGGGTGGTGGGCGCCGACCGGCCTTCCGACCTCGCCGTGCTCCACATAGACGAGAGCAACCTCAAGCCGGCGGTGCTCGGCGATTCCTCGACCGTCGAGCCGGGCGACTGGGTGGTGGCGATCGGCAACCCCTTCGGCCTTCAGCACACCGTAACCGTCGGCGTCGTCAGCGCCCTGGGGCGCCCGATCTACGTCCAGGAGGAGCGGCGGCGCTACGAGGACCTCATCCAGACCGACGCCTACATCAATCGCGGCAACTCCGGCGGGCCGCTGGTGGACGAGAACGGCGCCGTCATCGGCATCAACACCGCCATCTACGTCGCCTCCGAAGCCGCGCCCATCGGCTTCGCCACCCCCGTCAACAGCGCCAAGCGCGTCATCGGCGACCTCATCGCCCGCGGGCGCGTCAGCCGCTCCTGGATCGGGATCAGCTTCGCCCGCACCATCGTCACCCCGCAGCTCGCCCGCCAGCACCGGCTGCCCACCGACCACGGCGCCATCGTCAGCGAGGTCACCGCGGGCGCCCCGGCCGCTCGCTCCGGCTTGCGCCGCTACGACACCATTGTGCAGATTGACGATACGCAGATCATGGACGTGGACCAGGCGCTGCAGATCATTGTCACCGCACCCGTCGGCTCCAGGCTCAACCTCCGCATCTGGCGGCCGACGCGCGACGGGTGGTCGCAGCACGTCATGCCGATCGTGACCGAAGAAGCGCCCGCGCCGCCGGGCTCATGAGCCGGAGCACCGCGACCCGTCGGGGTGTCCGCGCAGCGGGCGGTGCGCGCGCGGTCCCGGTTGCGAGGGGCTATCGAGCATGAGAATCGGCGTCATCAGCGACACCCACGGCGATACGCGCGGCTGGCGGGCGGCGGTGGAGGGGCCCTTTGCCGGGGCCGGCTTGATCCTGCACGCGGGCGACCTCCTCTATCACGGCCCCCGCAACCCGCTGACCGCCGCTTATGGGCCGCCCGAGCTGGCGGAGCTGATCAACCACGCTCCGGCGCCGGTCGTCATCGCCCGCGGCAATTGTGATTCCGAGGTGGATCAGCTCGTGCTGGACTTCCCCGTCCAGGCGCCCTACGCCCTGATCGTGATCGAGGGCCTGCGCATCATGGTCACCCACGGCACCGAGTTCGGCCTCGAGGACCCCGTGCCGGGCATGGCGAGCCTCGCCGAGCGGTACAGCCTCGACGTGCTGGTGTCCGGGCATACCCACGTTGCGCTGCTGGAGCGGGCCGGGGGCGCCCTACTCGTGAACCCCGGCAGTCCGTCGCTGCCCAAGTCGCACGCCGGCAAGCCCCAGCCCACGGTGGGCATCATCGAGGACGACGTCGCCCGCATCGTTACCCTGGAAGGCCGCGTGCTGATGGAGAGCCCGCTCGCGCGCCGCAGGCGGGGGCGCGGCTGAGTGCGCGCGATCATCCAACGCGTTGCCCGCGCCCGCGTGACCGTGGGCGATGCGGTGACGGGCGAAATCGGCCCGGGGCTGGTGGTGCTGGTCGGCGTTGAGGTCGGCGACACGGGGGAGGACGCCGCCTACCTGGCCGACAAGATCGCCGGCTTGCGCGTGTTCGAGGACGCGCAGGGCAAGCTCAACCGGTCGGCCCTGGAGGTGGGCGGGGCGCTGCTGGCGGTGAGCAATTTCACTCTGCTCGGCGACTGCCGCAAGGGGCGCCGCCCCAGCTTCAGCGACGCCGCGCCACCCGCGCAAGCAGCGCCGCTTTTCAACCACCTCGTCGAGCGCCTGCGCGCAACCGGCCTGCCGGTCGCGACCGGGGCCTTCCGCGAGCACATGCGGGTCGAGATTCACAACGACGGCCCGGTGACCCTGCTGCTCGACAGCCGGCGCACGGCCTGAGACCTACCGGAAGCGATCCCGCCGGTCCTCGCTCGCGGTGATCGTGCTCGCCGAGGATGCGGAGCGTGCCGCGCGGAATTGATGGAGCGGTGGCTCATGATTGACCAGGCGATGATACTGGCTGCGGGCCGAGGGACGCGCATGGGCGCGGTCGCCCGTGAGCGGCCCAAGCCGCTGCTGGAGGTCGCGGGCGCGCCGCTGCTGCACCACGTCTTGAGCGGCCTCGCCGACGTCGGCCTCCGGCGCGCGGTGGTCGTCGTCGGCCATCTCGGCGAGCAGATAGAGCGGCGCTTCGGCGCCGTTGCCGGCGCCGGCCTGCGGATCAGCTACTGCCGACAGGAGCGCCCGACCGGCACCGCCACCGCGGCCTTGCTGGCGCAGCGGCACCTGGCACCGGCGCCGCTGGTGATGAGCTTCGCCGACATCCTGTGCGCGCGCAGCAACTACCGCAAGCTGCTCGCCTGCTTCGAGGCGCACCCCTGCGAGGTCCTGCTCGGCCTCAATCCGGTGGAGGATCCCTGGGAGGGCGCGGCGATCTACCGCGACGGCGACCGGGTTACCCGCCTGGTCGAGAAGCCGCCGCGGGGCGCTTCGGCGACCCGCTGGAACAGCGCCGGGGTCATGGTGCTGACATCGCCGGTGTGGCCGGTGCTGGAGGAGCTGCCGCCGTCAGCGCGCGGTGAATACGAGCTGCCCCAAGGGATCGCGCGCATGGTGGAGACGGGGCACGACGTTCGCGGGGTGGAGTTCGCGGGCTTCTGCTCCGACATGGGCCGGCCCGACGACCTGGCGCGCGTCGTCCGGCTGGCGCAAGCGGGCGCGCTCGACCTGTCGTGACCTGTTGACGGTCGCCAAAGGAGCCGAACCATGTCTCATGTCAACGTCCTGGTGATCTTTACCGACCAGCAACGCGCCGACACCATCCATGCGCTTGGCAACCCGGTGATTCGCACACCCAACCTCGATCGCCTCTGCGCCGAGGGCGTGTCTTTCACCAGCGCCTTCTCCGCGTCGCCGGTCTGCGTGCCGGCCCGATGCGCGCTCCACTACGGGCAGTATCCCCAGCGCAGCAGCTGCTATGACAACGGGGACCCCATGCCCGAGGACGGGCGCCTGTCTTTCATGGAGGCCCTGGCGCAGGCCGGCTACCGCACCCACGGGATCGGAAAATGTCATTTCACGCCTGATCGTTTCGCCCTGCGGGGGTTTCAGGCGCGCGAACGCCAAGAGGAGCTGCTGGCCGCGCCGGCCGAGGATGACTACCTGCAGTTCCTGCAGGCGCACGGCTTCGCCCATATCGGTGACCCGCACGGGGTCCGCGGGGAGATGTACTACGTCCCCCAGCCGGCGCAAATGCCCGCCGAGCTTCATCCCACCCAGTGGGTCGGAGATCGGGCTCGAACCTTCATCACCGAGCAGGCCGGCTCCCCGCAGCCCTGGCTGCTGTTCTGCAGCTTCATTCATCCTCACCCGCCGTTCTCTCCGCCGAGCCCCTGGCACAAGCTCTACCGGGCGCCCTTGATGCCCTTGCCCCACGTTCCCGCGGACTGGGAGGCGCTGCACACCGCAATCAACCGGGTGCAGAACCGCTACAAGTACCGGGACCAGGGATTTGACCAGAACCTTGTGCGCTGCCTCAAGGCCTACTACTACGCCGCCATCTCGTTCATTGACTTCCAGGTCGGGCGCATCGTGCAGGCGCTGGAGCAAAGCGGGCACTTGGAGCGCACCCTCGTCATCTTCACCTCGGATCACGGGGAGCTGCTGGGGGATTACCGC encodes:
- a CDS encoding trypsin-like peptidase domain-containing protein, yielding MRIHIPRRRGGAGDGARAPAAHLMPDTSAPRGAKLTYVIIGAVAAGFVGGLAAVRLTSPRGEWAWSRMPQVLAAAPERAGPGSFAPIARAVIPSVVNIDTQVRERVSPFGGGLFGDFLGRDPFEEIVPRAGSASGLIIRGDGYILTNQHVIENAQRIVATLADGRQFDARVVGADRPSDLAVLHIDESNLKPAVLGDSSTVEPGDWVVAIGNPFGLQHTVTVGVVSALGRPIYVQEERRRYEDLIQTDAYINRGNSGGPLVDENGAVIGINTAIYVASEAAPIGFATPVNSAKRVIGDLIARGRVSRSWIGISFARTIVTPQLARQHRLPTDHGAIVSEVTAGAPAARSGLRRYDTIVQIDDTQIMDVDQALQIIVTAPVGSRLNLRIWRPTRDGWSQHVMPIVTEEAPAPPGS
- the yfcE gene encoding phosphodiesterase, translated to MRIGVISDTHGDTRGWRAAVEGPFAGAGLILHAGDLLYHGPRNPLTAAYGPPELAELINHAPAPVVIARGNCDSEVDQLVLDFPVQAPYALIVIEGLRIMVTHGTEFGLEDPVPGMASLAERYSLDVLVSGHTHVALLERAGGALLVNPGSPSLPKSHAGKPQPTVGIIEDDVARIVTLEGRVLMESPLARRRRGRG
- the dtd gene encoding D-aminoacyl-tRNA deacylase; the encoded protein is MRAIIQRVARARVTVGDAVTGEIGPGLVVLVGVEVGDTGEDAAYLADKIAGLRVFEDAQGKLNRSALEVGGALLAVSNFTLLGDCRKGRRPSFSDAAPPAQAAPLFNHLVERLRATGLPVATGAFREHMRVEIHNDGPVTLLLDSRRTA
- a CDS encoding nucleotidyltransferase family protein, translated to MERWLMIDQAMILAAGRGTRMGAVARERPKPLLEVAGAPLLHHVLSGLADVGLRRAVVVVGHLGEQIERRFGAVAGAGLRISYCRQERPTGTATAALLAQRHLAPAPLVMSFADILCARSNYRKLLACFEAHPCEVLLGLNPVEDPWEGAAIYRDGDRVTRLVEKPPRGASATRWNSAGVMVLTSPVWPVLEELPPSARGEYELPQGIARMVETGHDVRGVEFAGFCSDMGRPDDLARVVRLAQAGALDLS
- a CDS encoding sulfatase-like hydrolase/transferase → MSHVNVLVIFTDQQRADTIHALGNPVIRTPNLDRLCAEGVSFTSAFSASPVCVPARCALHYGQYPQRSSCYDNGDPMPEDGRLSFMEALAQAGYRTHGIGKCHFTPDRFALRGFQARERQEELLAAPAEDDYLQFLQAHGFAHIGDPHGVRGEMYYVPQPAQMPAELHPTQWVGDRARTFITEQAGSPQPWLLFCSFIHPHPPFSPPSPWHKLYRAPLMPLPHVPADWEALHTAINRVQNRYKYRDQGFDQNLVRCLKAYYYAAISFIDFQVGRIVQALEQSGHLERTLVIFTSDHGELLGDYRCFGKRSMHDACARVPMLARLPGRFPAGLRCASPVSLVDVMPTMLAAADIPGPSTPLDGEDLAAVAAGRSPRQYVYSQYQRAAQAIYTIVGERWKYAYSAPDNREYLFDRQQDPLESRNLAEVHFAEAARRQMREQIIGYLRSAGEADALDGDDWRTYPRHQMPANPDAGLLVQDTPWADTRIDGYT